One region of Peptococcaceae bacterium 1198_IL3148 genomic DNA includes:
- a CDS encoding class II aldolase/adducin family protein, with protein sequence MKLKVTVEKAREQVAKFSQKMATMNLVLGTWGNISCHLPEDGLVVITPSGVDYETMRLHKTVVVNMQGEVEEGELKPSSEVKVHLAVYAARPDVRAIVHTHSTYASALAVAREPIPPILEDMASLIGGEVAVAEYALAGTDLLATNVVSSLGDRNAVLMASHGIVGVGRDLTEAFNVAMMVERCAHIYTIAKQVGNPHMLGPEDVAFMRNFYLTKYGQK encoded by the coding sequence TTGAAGTTAAAAGTGACAGTGGAAAAGGCCCGGGAACAGGTGGCTAAATTCAGTCAAAAAATGGCCACCATGAACCTAGTGTTGGGCACCTGGGGCAATATATCCTGCCATTTGCCCGAAGATGGGCTGGTGGTGATAACTCCCAGCGGAGTGGATTATGAAACCATGCGTCTACACAAGACGGTGGTGGTGAATATGCAGGGCGAGGTGGAAGAAGGCGAATTAAAGCCCTCCAGTGAAGTTAAGGTTCATTTGGCTGTTTACGCCGCCCGCCCGGATGTTAGGGCGATTGTACATACCCATAGCACCTATGCCAGTGCGCTGGCGGTGGCCAGGGAGCCGATACCACCAATTTTGGAAGATATGGCCTCGTTGATTGGCGGCGAGGTGGCGGTGGCGGAATATGCCTTGGCCGGCACTGATCTACTGGCCACCAATGTTGTCAGCTCGCTGGGAGATAGGAATGCGGTGCTGATGGCGAGCCATGGCATTGTTGGGGTTGGTAGAGATCTAACAGAAGCATTTAATGTTGCTATGATGGTTGAACGCTGTGCCCATATCTATACCATTGCCAAGCAAGTGGGCAATCCGCATATGCTAGGGCCGGAAGATGTGGCCTTTATGCGGAATTTCTACTTGACTAAATACGGGCAAAAATAA
- the mtnP gene encoding S-methyl-5'-thioadenosine phosphorylase, producing the protein MSVSMAIIGGTGVYDPNILSNIHDVEVSTPYGDTVVKVGEYQGREVAFMNRHGAGHSVPPHLVNYRCNIAALKKLGVKSILATAAVGSLNPNMKPGDFVFCDQFLDFTKSRAQTFFEGGAQGVIHLDVTDPYCPELRQLLEKSAVDLGLSFHQGGVYVTSEGPRFETPAEIKMYSILGGDLVGMTSVPEVILAREAEMCYATICMVTNFAAGISPTPLTHQEVLDIMAENAINLRKLAMNTIGLVSPNRTCACHTAVGGPIHELLKGGA; encoded by the coding sequence ATGTCTGTTTCTATGGCCATAATCGGGGGTACTGGGGTTTATGATCCTAATATTCTCTCGAATATTCATGATGTAGAAGTTAGTACTCCTTATGGAGATACAGTGGTTAAAGTTGGTGAATACCAAGGACGGGAAGTGGCCTTTATGAATCGCCATGGTGCCGGTCATTCGGTGCCGCCGCACTTGGTAAATTATCGTTGTAATATTGCTGCCTTAAAGAAACTGGGGGTAAAAAGCATATTGGCCACCGCTGCGGTGGGGTCTTTAAATCCCAATATGAAGCCGGGGGACTTTGTGTTTTGCGATCAGTTTCTTGATTTTACTAAATCCCGAGCGCAGACGTTCTTTGAGGGTGGTGCTCAAGGTGTAATACATCTGGATGTAACTGACCCCTATTGCCCTGAACTGCGGCAATTGCTGGAAAAATCCGCGGTGGATTTAGGTTTGTCCTTTCATCAGGGTGGTGTGTATGTGACTAGTGAAGGTCCGCGCTTTGAAACTCCAGCGGAGATTAAAATGTATAGTATACTGGGTGGAGATTTGGTGGGTATGACCAGTGTGCCCGAGGTGATCTTGGCCCGGGAAGCAGAAATGTGTTATGCTACCATTTGCATGGTCACTAACTTTGCCGCCGGGATTTCTCCTACGCCGTTAACTCACCAAGAGGTGCTGGATATCATGGCGGAAAATGCCATAAATTTACGCAAATTGGCGATGAATACCATCGGGTTAGTATCACCGAACCGCACCTGCGCTTGTCACACAGCGGTGGGAGGCCCGATACATGAACTTTTGAAAGGTGGAGCCTAA
- a CDS encoding NADH-quinone oxidoreductase subunit NuoF: protein MGRAVAVNKLTDGSNQRVLCVCAGGCTSSGSNKVAERLKSEIERQGLSNQITVKPVGCHGFCEQGPIVTVEPDKLFYTQVTEADAADIVASLTTNNPVTRLLYQGTAQSGPTLTYDRVPFYAKQHKVVLKNCGTINPEDIEEYIANGGYQALTKALTSMTAQQVVDEVKASGLRGRGGAGFPTGIKWQGALNAKIIDKRYVICNADEGDPGAFMDRSILEGDPHSVLEGMALCGYATKADEGYIYVRAEYPVAIGRLKIAIAQAEAKGLLGDNILNSGFNFHIKIKAGAGAFVCGEGTALMASIEGNRGMPRVKVARSTEKGLWEKPTTLNNVETFANVPQIILKGSHWYAAIGTEKSSGTKVFSLTGKVVNTGLVEVPMGTTLREIIFDIGGGIQNNRQFKAVQSGGPSGGCIPTEYLDLPVDYDSLKQVGAMMGSGGLVVLDDTTCMVDVARFFLQFTKAESCGKCTPCREGTTRMLEILTRICDGQGVPEDLKQLEKLSRVIQSTSLCGLGQSAPNPVLSTLQYFRHEYETHIYDKHCPAAACSNLLTYAIDGERCIGCGNCARSCPVAAISGDKKQPHVIDTSICIKCGSCLQKCKFSAVIKK, encoded by the coding sequence ATAGGAAGGGCGGTTGCTGTGAATAAACTTACTGACGGTAGTAACCAAAGAGTTCTTTGTGTCTGCGCCGGGGGATGCACTTCTTCCGGTTCAAATAAAGTGGCCGAGCGGCTAAAATCAGAAATTGAACGTCAAGGATTGTCCAACCAAATAACAGTTAAGCCAGTGGGCTGTCATGGCTTTTGTGAACAGGGGCCGATAGTCACAGTGGAACCAGATAAACTTTTTTATACTCAAGTTACCGAAGCCGATGCTGCAGACATTGTGGCATCGTTGACCACCAACAACCCAGTAACTCGTCTGCTATATCAGGGCACTGCACAGAGTGGCCCTACACTCACCTACGACCGGGTACCGTTTTATGCCAAGCAGCATAAAGTGGTGTTAAAAAATTGCGGCACCATTAACCCGGAAGATATTGAGGAATATATTGCCAATGGTGGCTATCAAGCGTTGACAAAGGCACTGACCAGCATGACTGCTCAGCAGGTGGTTGACGAAGTTAAAGCTTCGGGTTTGCGGGGACGGGGTGGTGCTGGTTTTCCCACCGGCATCAAATGGCAAGGGGCTTTAAATGCCAAAATCATCGATAAGCGTTATGTGATCTGTAACGCCGACGAAGGCGACCCCGGGGCCTTTATGGACCGCAGTATTTTAGAAGGTGATCCCCACTCGGTACTGGAAGGGATGGCTCTTTGCGGCTATGCCACCAAAGCAGACGAAGGCTATATTTATGTGCGGGCCGAGTACCCGGTGGCCATTGGCAGATTAAAAATTGCCATTGCCCAAGCCGAAGCTAAGGGGTTATTGGGAGACAATATTTTAAATTCCGGCTTTAACTTCCACATCAAAATCAAAGCTGGCGCCGGAGCCTTTGTTTGCGGTGAGGGCACGGCATTGATGGCCTCCATCGAAGGTAACCGCGGTATGCCTCGGGTTAAAGTGGCTCGCTCCACCGAAAAGGGGTTGTGGGAAAAACCCACCACCCTCAACAATGTAGAAACCTTTGCCAATGTGCCTCAGATTATTCTTAAGGGCAGCCATTGGTATGCTGCCATCGGCACCGAAAAAAGTAGTGGCACTAAGGTTTTTTCATTAACTGGTAAAGTGGTTAATACTGGTTTGGTGGAAGTACCTATGGGCACCACACTGCGGGAAATCATTTTTGATATTGGCGGTGGCATTCAAAACAACCGTCAATTTAAAGCCGTACAATCCGGCGGCCCCTCCGGCGGTTGTATTCCGACAGAATATCTAGATCTGCCGGTGGATTACGATTCTTTAAAGCAAGTGGGGGCTATGATGGGTTCCGGGGGGCTAGTGGTGTTGGACGATACCACCTGCATGGTTGATGTGGCACGCTTCTTTTTGCAGTTTACCAAGGCTGAGTCCTGCGGTAAATGCACCCCCTGCCGAGAAGGTACCACCCGGATGTTGGAAATTCTCACCCGCATTTGTGACGGACAAGGGGTGCCAGAAGATTTAAAACAACTGGAAAAACTAAGTCGGGTTATTCAGTCAACTTCCCTCTGCGGTTTGGGACAGAGTGCCCCTAACCCGGTATTAAGTACGTTGCAATATTTCCGCCACGAATATGAGACCCACATATACGATAAACATTGCCCAGCCGCAGCGTGTAGCAACCTACTAACCTATGCCATCGATGGCGAACGTTGCATCGGCTGTGGCAATTGCGCCCGTTCTTGCCCGGTGGCGGCCATCAGCGGCGACAAAAAACAACCCCACGTCATCGATACCTCTATTTGCATCAAATGCGGCAGTTGTTTACAAAAATGCAAATTCAGCGCGGTAATTAAAAAATAG
- a CDS encoding putative manganese-dependent inorganic diphosphatase, which produces MSTLVFGHKNPDTDSVMSAIATANLKNKLGVKAIPCVLGDVNRESEYVLNYFKIRAPKQIDNVKTQAKDLNYSSIQGITPCTSILHAYRIMERENFRTLAVVDATQKLLGILTMKDIAMGLIMGDFYQLHTSIDNIINDFNAQVLACKTDADINGKVSVIAYYDDTVKGTLGEDDIIIVGDRYNVIEDAIASRVQLIIVTGGRELPPKYIELAEQHQVTMLSVADDTYTVSKLINQCNYVTSIMKSKDIVKFYECDCLDDIKDALMSTSYRNYPVINKENQFLGFINKKNLLNPERKQVILVDHNEYHQSAEGLDEAEIVEIIDHHKIGDIATSKPISFRNMPLGSTCTIVYQLYREMNIDITPEIAGALLAGIVSDTLLFKSPTTTQLDKKAAAELNDILNLDIGRFAMDMFKYGTSLEGQSIEEIFYKDFKEFNLGGRRVGIAQVFTMDIEEVLGRKEAFLDFIGQTHRNKEYYLTLLVITDIIKEGSYLLYQSDHNHLVAMAFNIGDEDEQGAFVADLVSRKKQVVPMLTETINMIK; this is translated from the coding sequence ATGTCAACATTGGTCTTTGGTCATAAAAATCCGGATACCGACTCAGTGATGTCGGCCATTGCCACCGCCAATTTAAAAAACAAACTGGGTGTTAAAGCGATACCCTGTGTGCTGGGCGATGTCAATAGAGAAAGTGAGTATGTTTTAAATTATTTTAAAATTCGAGCACCTAAACAAATCGATAATGTTAAAACCCAGGCTAAGGATTTGAATTATAGCAGTATTCAGGGGATCACCCCTTGTACCTCAATATTACATGCCTATCGGATAATGGAAAGGGAAAACTTCAGAACCTTGGCAGTGGTGGATGCTACCCAAAAACTGCTGGGTATTTTAACCATGAAGGACATTGCCATGGGGTTAATTATGGGAGACTTTTATCAACTGCACACCTCCATTGATAATATTATCAATGACTTTAATGCCCAGGTGTTGGCCTGTAAAACCGATGCAGATATAAATGGCAAGGTGTCTGTCATTGCCTACTACGATGATACTGTTAAGGGTACGTTGGGCGAAGATGACATTATTATCGTTGGCGATCGGTACAATGTGATCGAAGATGCCATTGCGTCAAGGGTGCAATTGATCATTGTTACCGGAGGTCGAGAACTGCCGCCAAAGTACATTGAGCTGGCGGAACAACATCAGGTGACTATGTTGTCAGTTGCTGATGATACATATACTGTTTCTAAGTTAATCAACCAGTGTAATTATGTGACGTCCATAATGAAGTCCAAGGATATTGTTAAATTTTATGAATGTGACTGCCTGGATGACATTAAGGATGCCCTGATGTCCACCAGTTATCGCAATTACCCAGTGATCAATAAAGAAAATCAATTTTTAGGTTTTATCAATAAAAAGAATCTTTTAAATCCTGAGCGCAAGCAGGTGATTCTGGTGGATCACAATGAATATCATCAGAGCGCAGAGGGGTTAGATGAAGCGGAGATTGTGGAAATAATTGATCACCACAAAATTGGTGATATTGCCACCTCCAAGCCAATCAGTTTCCGCAACATGCCGCTGGGCAGCACCTGTACCATTGTTTATCAACTTTATCGTGAGATGAATATTGATATCACCCCGGAAATCGCCGGTGCATTACTGGCCGGGATTGTGTCAGACACGTTGCTGTTTAAGTCACCCACCACCACCCAGTTGGACAAAAAAGCGGCGGCTGAACTTAATGACATATTGAATTTAGACATAGGGCGTTTTGCCATGGATATGTTCAAGTACGGCACCTCTTTGGAAGGGCAGAGCATTGAGGAAATTTTCTACAAAGATTTTAAGGAGTTCAACTTGGGCGGGCGCAGAGTGGGTATAGCCCAGGTGTTCACCATGGATATTGAAGAAGTGCTGGGCCGCAAGGAGGCTTTTCTGGATTTCATAGGGCAAACCCATCGCAATAAGGAATATTATTTGACGTTGTTGGTGATTACAGACATTATTAAAGAGGGTTCATACCTGTTATATCAATCTGATCATAATCATTTGGTTGCCATGGCCTTTAATATCGGCGATGAAGATGAACAGGGGGCCTTTGTTGCAGATTTGGTATCCCGGAAGAAACAGGTGGTACCGATGCTTACCGAGACCATTAATATGATCAAATAA
- the mtnA gene encoding S-methyl-5-thioribose-1-phosphate isomerase → MKTLFWEDGVLHILDQTLLPGKVEYIEAKDVETVADAIRRLSVRGAPAIGAAAAYGMVIGANAIRETEKEKFLAEINKVGYELSSTRPTAVNLRWAIDRLMALVREHQGLDVKGIKKLLLEEAHKIFCEDLEANRKMGEYGQKLLPDSVRILTHCNAGALATAGLGTALGVIRAAHKAGKTIKVYADETRPLLQGARLTAWEMMQEGIPVTLITDNMAGYLMAQGKVDAVIVGADRITANGDVANKIGTYGVAVLAQAHNIPFYVAAPISTLDMSMPSGDQIPIEQRAADEVTQIGGVQVAPSGVEVWNPAFDVTPNKLVTAIITERGVVKQPYHENLRKLIETTAPDDDCKKFNQAQV, encoded by the coding sequence ATGAAAACATTATTTTGGGAAGATGGGGTGTTGCACATCCTTGACCAAACTTTACTGCCCGGCAAGGTGGAATATATCGAGGCCAAGGATGTAGAAACGGTGGCTGACGCCATCCGCCGTCTCAGTGTCCGCGGTGCCCCGGCCATTGGAGCGGCAGCAGCCTACGGCATGGTCATTGGTGCCAACGCCATCAGGGAAACTGAAAAAGAAAAATTTTTGGCTGAAATCAACAAAGTGGGCTATGAGCTTTCCTCAACCAGACCCACTGCGGTCAACCTGCGCTGGGCCATTGATCGTTTGATGGCCTTGGTCAGAGAGCATCAAGGGTTGGATGTCAAGGGAATTAAAAAGTTGCTTTTGGAAGAAGCCCATAAGATTTTTTGCGAAGACCTGGAAGCCAACCGCAAAATGGGGGAATATGGTCAAAAATTGTTGCCGGATAGCGTGCGCATTCTCACTCACTGTAATGCCGGTGCCTTGGCCACTGCCGGTTTGGGCACTGCCCTGGGGGTTATTCGGGCCGCCCACAAAGCCGGCAAAACGATAAAGGTCTATGCAGACGAAACCCGTCCTTTGTTGCAAGGGGCCAGATTAACCGCTTGGGAAATGATGCAGGAAGGGATACCGGTGACGCTGATCACCGACAATATGGCCGGTTATTTGATGGCCCAGGGCAAGGTGGATGCAGTGATAGTGGGAGCGGATCGCATTACCGCCAACGGTGATGTGGCTAATAAAATTGGTACTTATGGCGTGGCGGTGTTGGCTCAAGCCCACAACATCCCCTTTTATGTGGCAGCACCGATATCCACTTTGGATATGAGTATGCCCAGCGGGGATCAAATACCCATTGAACAACGGGCTGCCGATGAAGTAACTCAAATTGGTGGTGTCCAGGTGGCTCCCTCCGGGGTGGAGGTGTGGAATCCGGCCTTTGATGTAACGCCAAATAAATTAGTCACTGCCATCATTACCGAGCGGGGTGTGGTGAAGCAACCTTATCATGAAAATCTGCGTAAGTTGATTGAAACCACCGCACCGGACGACGATTGCAAAAAGTTTAATCAAGCTCAAGTTTAA
- the nuoE gene encoding NADH-quinone oxidoreductase subunit NuoE: MSVCSCRCGNNTDANHKALKAALDKYKDSQGALIPLLQEAQDIYGYLPQNVMEQIAKALRIPLSKVYGVTTFYAQFHLKPRGRHVIRVCTGTACHVQGADKVLKGIEEALGIKNGETTDDLRYTLETVACLGACGLAPAMMVNEDTYGRLTSARAIAVLDQYK, translated from the coding sequence TTGTCCGTTTGTAGTTGTCGCTGCGGTAACAACACTGATGCTAATCATAAGGCGCTGAAGGCGGCTTTAGATAAGTACAAAGATAGTCAAGGGGCTTTGATTCCACTTTTGCAAGAAGCCCAGGATATTTATGGTTATCTACCCCAAAATGTAATGGAACAGATTGCCAAAGCACTGCGCATCCCCCTCAGCAAAGTCTACGGGGTAACCACTTTTTATGCTCAGTTCCACCTTAAACCCCGTGGCAGGCATGTAATTAGAGTTTGTACCGGCACCGCCTGTCATGTTCAGGGAGCAGACAAAGTACTTAAAGGTATTGAGGAAGCACTGGGCATTAAAAACGGTGAAACCACTGACGATTTAAGATACACCTTAGAAACAGTGGCTTGCCTTGGTGCCTGTGGCTTGGCACCGGCTATGATGGTTAACGAAGATACTTACGGGCGGCTAACATCCGCCAGAGCAATAGCAGTGTTAGACCAATATAAATAG
- a CDS encoding adenosylhomocysteinase: MPDYLVKDINLAPEGRLKIDWVSKHMPVLNAIREEFERDKPFKGIKVAVSIHLEAKTAYLAEVLAAGGAEVSISGSNPLSTQDDVAAALAATGMKVYSWYNATDEEYKQHLLQVLDNGPDIVIDDGGDLVHLLHTERQDLAAKVMGGCEETTTGVLRLRALDKEGGLKFPMIAVNDALMKYLFDNRYGTGESVWTGIMRTTNLVVAGKTVVVMGYGWCGKGIALRAKGLGAKVVVTEVDPVKAIEAHMDGFAVMNSLDAAKVGDVFITVTGCKDVLTAKHYQVMKDGAIMCNAGHFDVEVNKPDLKQMATNVRPVRKNIEEFTMADGRKLFLLAEGRLVNLAAGDGHPAEIMDMSFAVQAMSAKFVLDNAGSLEKRVYDVPDAIDAKVADIKLKSLGVNIDKLTPEQERYISSWNHAE, translated from the coding sequence TTGCCAGACTACTTAGTGAAGGATATCAACTTGGCCCCCGAGGGTCGTTTAAAAATAGACTGGGTTAGTAAACACATGCCGGTACTAAATGCCATTAGAGAAGAATTTGAAAGGGATAAGCCATTTAAAGGAATTAAAGTGGCGGTGAGCATTCATTTGGAAGCCAAAACCGCTTACCTGGCAGAAGTGTTGGCTGCCGGAGGCGCCGAAGTTTCCATATCCGGTTCTAATCCTCTGTCCACCCAAGATGATGTGGCTGCAGCACTGGCAGCCACCGGTATGAAAGTATACTCTTGGTATAATGCCACCGACGAAGAATATAAGCAACATCTGCTGCAGGTGTTGGATAACGGCCCAGATATAGTGATTGACGACGGCGGCGACTTGGTACATTTGTTACATACCGAGCGTCAAGATTTGGCTGCCAAAGTGATGGGCGGTTGCGAGGAAACCACCACCGGCGTACTGCGCCTGCGGGCGCTGGATAAAGAGGGTGGCCTGAAATTTCCCATGATTGCGGTCAATGATGCCTTGATGAAGTATTTGTTTGATAACCGCTACGGCACCGGTGAATCGGTGTGGACGGGCATTATGCGCACCACTAACCTGGTTGTGGCCGGTAAAACAGTGGTGGTAATGGGCTATGGCTGGTGCGGTAAAGGGATTGCGTTGCGAGCCAAAGGTTTGGGTGCCAAAGTGGTGGTTACCGAGGTGGATCCTGTTAAGGCCATTGAAGCCCACATGGATGGTTTCGCTGTAATGAACAGCTTAGATGCCGCCAAGGTAGGGGATGTGTTTATTACCGTCACCGGTTGCAAAGATGTGCTGACCGCGAAACATTATCAGGTGATGAAAGACGGCGCCATAATGTGCAATGCCGGGCACTTTGATGTGGAAGTAAACAAACCCGACCTCAAACAAATGGCCACCAATGTACGGCCAGTGCGCAAAAACATTGAAGAATTTACCATGGCAGACGGTCGCAAACTGTTCCTGTTGGCCGAAGGAAGATTGGTCAATCTGGCGGCGGGGGATGGTCACCCGGCAGAAATTATGGATATGTCCTTTGCAGTGCAGGCCATGTCAGCTAAATTTGTGTTGGACAATGCTGGCAGTTTGGAAAAGCGGGTCTATGATGTTCCCGACGCGATAGATGCCAAGGTGGCCGACATCAAATTAAAATCATTGGGCGTGAACATTGATAAGTTAACCCCAGAGCAAGAACGCTACATAAGTTCTTGGAATCATGCCGAATAA
- the fdhF gene encoding formate dehydrogenase subunit alpha, whose amino-acid sequence MANYINITINEQPVSVPAGTTILEAAEKAGVFIPTLCHHPELTQQASCRICLVEVEGQNKLTVSCTTKVKEGMVIYTESAAVAEARKTILELLLANHPQDCLTCGKAGDCRLQDYAFMYGVQASSFSGQHHQYPIESDNPFIVRDMNKCIMCGKCVRVCDEVQGKAVLDFAFRGFDTKITPAMDTPLSQSECVFCGNCVALCPVGALQEKDLRSKARSWEVKKIKTTCPYCGVGCNFELNVKDGRVVGVTSCDGDVNGWALCVKGRFGYNFIHHPDRLTNPLIKKNGQFVPATWDEAIELVSGKLTMIKQNHGGDALAVLSSARCTNEENYLMQKFTRAVLGTNNIDHCARLUHAPTVAGLATTFGSGAMTNSIDEISGADFLLIIGSNTTEAHPIIGLKVKKAVRQGAQLVVIDPRLTEVAQLAHHHLRLNPGTDSALLNGLAHVIVKEGLWNQDFVAKRTEGFAAYRQSLARYTPEFTEQITGIPADIICQVARGYAQAERASILYTMGITQHTTGTDNVLTVANLAMLCGHIGKKHSGVNPLRGQNNVQGACDMGALPDVLPGYQRVSSDLARQKFTTAWQVDHLPAKPGLTVGEIMDAAGRGAIKGMYIMGENPVLSDADANHIIAALKNLDFLVVQDIFLTETAQLADVVLPAVSFAEKDGTFTNTERRVQLVRKAVEPVGNAKADWQIICTLANAMGFPMQYSSPAEIMGEIASLTPSYGGIEHHRLESGGLQWPCPDATHPGTAILHQDTFSNGLGKFHGVEYLPPAEMPNDEFPLFLNTGRRLYHYHTGTMTLRTGILEQYYPEEYLEMNPLDADQLGIKTGDLVKVSSRRGSIKLPVKTTEIVPVGTVFTSFHFPAAPINKLTNKAVDAVAKIPELKVCAVKVENVEN is encoded by the coding sequence ATGGCTAATTATATCAACATCACCATCAATGAACAACCAGTATCTGTACCAGCAGGCACTACCATTTTAGAAGCAGCAGAAAAAGCAGGGGTCTTTATCCCCACCCTGTGCCACCACCCCGAGTTAACCCAACAGGCCTCCTGCAGAATTTGCCTAGTGGAGGTTGAGGGGCAAAACAAACTTACTGTTTCCTGTACCACCAAGGTTAAGGAAGGCATGGTGATTTACACCGAATCTGCTGCGGTGGCGGAAGCCCGTAAAACAATCCTCGAATTGTTGCTGGCTAACCATCCTCAAGACTGCCTTACCTGTGGCAAAGCCGGCGACTGCCGACTGCAAGACTATGCCTTTATGTACGGGGTACAGGCAAGCAGCTTCAGCGGTCAACATCACCAATATCCAATTGAAAGCGACAACCCCTTTATCGTCCGGGATATGAATAAATGTATCATGTGTGGTAAATGTGTTCGAGTCTGTGACGAAGTGCAAGGAAAAGCCGTATTAGACTTTGCCTTCCGCGGTTTTGATACTAAAATAACCCCGGCCATGGACACCCCTTTAAGCCAATCGGAATGCGTATTTTGCGGCAACTGTGTGGCCCTTTGCCCGGTGGGTGCCCTGCAAGAAAAGGATTTGCGCAGTAAAGCCCGTTCTTGGGAAGTTAAAAAAATAAAAACCACTTGTCCTTACTGCGGTGTCGGCTGCAACTTTGAACTGAATGTCAAAGACGGCCGAGTGGTGGGTGTCACCTCCTGTGATGGGGATGTCAACGGATGGGCGCTTTGTGTTAAAGGCCGTTTCGGCTATAACTTTATTCATCATCCCGACCGCCTAACCAACCCGTTAATTAAAAAGAATGGCCAATTTGTACCGGCCACCTGGGATGAAGCCATTGAACTGGTCAGTGGCAAATTGACAATGATTAAACAAAACCACGGCGGAGATGCCTTAGCGGTACTGAGTTCAGCCCGATGCACCAACGAAGAAAATTACCTGATGCAAAAATTTACCCGGGCAGTTTTAGGTACCAACAATATTGATCACTGTGCCCGCCTGTGACACGCCCCCACCGTTGCCGGTCTGGCAACTACCTTTGGCAGTGGCGCAATGACCAACAGTATTGATGAGATCTCCGGGGCAGACTTTTTATTGATTATAGGCAGCAACACCACCGAAGCCCACCCAATCATTGGGCTAAAGGTTAAAAAAGCAGTGCGTCAAGGGGCACAACTGGTTGTAATTGACCCCCGATTAACAGAGGTGGCTCAGTTGGCTCACCACCATTTGCGGCTTAACCCCGGCACTGACAGCGCTTTATTAAACGGATTAGCCCACGTCATTGTTAAAGAGGGCTTGTGGAACCAGGATTTTGTGGCTAAACGCACCGAGGGTTTTGCCGCTTACCGGCAATCACTGGCCCGGTATACACCGGAATTCACCGAACAAATCACTGGCATTCCTGCGGACATTATTTGTCAAGTGGCCAGAGGATATGCCCAAGCCGAACGGGCATCCATCCTTTATACCATGGGCATTACCCAGCACACCACGGGCACCGATAATGTGTTGACAGTGGCCAACTTAGCCATGCTCTGCGGCCATATTGGTAAAAAACATTCAGGCGTTAATCCCCTAAGGGGGCAAAACAACGTGCAAGGGGCCTGCGACATGGGCGCGCTACCCGATGTATTGCCCGGCTATCAAAGGGTTAGCTCAGATTTGGCCAGGCAAAAATTCACCACCGCCTGGCAAGTTGATCACCTCCCGGCCAAGCCAGGATTGACGGTGGGGGAAATCATGGATGCTGCTGGCCGAGGGGCCATAAAGGGTATGTATATTATGGGAGAAAATCCAGTGTTGTCTGATGCCGATGCCAATCATATTATTGCCGCCTTAAAAAATCTAGATTTTTTAGTGGTGCAAGATATTTTTCTAACTGAAACCGCCCAACTGGCCGATGTGGTGCTACCGGCGGTTAGCTTTGCTGAAAAGGATGGCACCTTCACCAACACCGAGCGTCGAGTACAATTGGTGCGCAAAGCTGTTGAACCAGTGGGTAATGCCAAAGCTGACTGGCAAATCATCTGCACTTTGGCCAACGCCATGGGCTTTCCGATGCAATATTCGTCACCGGCAGAAATTATGGGTGAGATTGCCAGCCTCACACCCAGTTACGGCGGTATCGAGCACCATCGTTTAGAAAGTGGCGGTTTACAATGGCCCTGCCCGGACGCCACTCACCCCGGCACCGCCATACTGCACCAAGACACCTTTAGCAACGGTTTAGGTAAATTTCATGGGGTGGAGTATTTACCGCCGGCAGAAATGCCCAATGATGAATTTCCGTTGTTCCTAAACACCGGCAGAAGATTGTATCATTATCACACCGGTACAATGACTTTGCGCACAGGAATACTAGAACAATATTACCCAGAGGAATATTTGGAAATGAATCCGTTAGATGCTGACCAACTGGGCATCAAAACCGGGGACTTGGTGAAGGTGTCATCCCGCCGTGGCAGCATAAAATTACCAGTTAAAACAACGGAAATTGTGCCAGTGGGCACAGTGTTTACCTCGTTCCACTTCCCCGCTGCACCAATAAATAAACTTACTAACAAAGCGGTGGATGCTGTGGCCAAAATACCGGAGTTAAAGGTGTGTGCCGTTAAAGTGGAGAATGTCGAAAATTAG